The region ATAGATGGAGGCCACATTAGACATAAGTGATCCATGAACAATAATGATTTTAAAACTTCTTTATAGATTATATAATAATTTTAATATGGACTTTCATGAATAAACAAATATGTgctcaacaaaaaaaaaagtaaataaaaaagaACAGAAGTTTATTAACAAAACATTTATATAGTTAAAGaaatcaataaattttatataaagaaaatagtaGTTATAAGTCAAAGTCTACAAGTTAGTCTAAAAGTAAAAAATACCTACCATTGTAATAGAAAATAGGTATGAGTCATTAAATGTATTGAATCTTCTTTTGACATGAAATAATTGATTTTTAGCATAATTTTGTTCTTTTTGATCTTTGTCAATAAATCAGAATTACTCGAGAATGGTTGGATATCTGAGATTACAGTGATTCATACATGTTATTCGATTTAGTTTTGAATAATCAGGAATCCTATCTCCTTTTTTATTTTTACTAGAAAAATACGAACTAACAAATTTATGTCTCACTTGATTATTAGTTGTTGAGGGTTATATCAtggtttgagagagagagagagaataaacgTTCATTTGATTTTGATCCTTGTGGATCGAACAAGGGCCTAAATTGTATCTTTAGGGCTCccttaataatatttataaatgaCTTGTTTTGGTTTCTCGTCtcaattatttaatattattttatttttttagcatATTTTCATTTGTTTAGCATTAGTCATCGTCAAGTGGAACCTAAAACAagcaaaaataataaaatttactaataataatttttttgagGGGTTGGTGTGTGTTTGTATGTTTGTGGaggttggtgtgtgtgtgtttgtatgtgAGTGTGGGCTTGGGAGTGAGGTTAGATAGATAGGAGTACGGTAGGTTAAGAGTGTTAAGATGATAGTAGGTAGAACGGAATGAAGTGGATAGAAATAgatgtgtttatattttagacaaaatgtaaaattaaaaaaatatgaaaaacaatGATTATAAGTGTTACAAAAATTTCTaacttctttgtaattttagaaaacataaaattttcattttccatgaaaaatgtaaaaaaataaatgaaCTAAACGCATTTCCAAAATTCTCATACtatcttaaatttttttttttttttttttttcagataacGACTTATTTTTCCGCAACTAAACTAAACGCAACCTAAATACTTagtaatttcttgtttgttttacTTTTTTGGATATGAcaacttataatttttttttggtagACTCACAGTACAAAGCAAGTCAAACACCAGAGTTGTACGGTACACATTTGGTTTGAAGACTTTGAAAGTCATGCTTCTCAACTTGTAGCACTACAATTACATATGTACCTTGGCACATTGTATAATTTCCTGTATTTTTCACACACAAAAAATAAATGCAACAAGAGATCATCCAACCTAAAACAAGGGCAAAAGTGATTcacaaatttttgaaaaaaaaaaaagaaacacaaaACATAAAACGTAGGAGCAACTTGACTATATAATTATGGAAGCTGaacaaaactttttaaaaatctttcCAATATCCTCAAAAATCCATTCCAAACAAGCCAATGATCAGGTATCTCTAAATATCCTGGGAAGCACTTCATGGGCACTGATATCTAATGCCACTGGATCCCTGTTATAAAGaaataaattattatataaaCTTTTTGTTATATCTAAATgtccttttatgtcattttacatTTGTCATTTATTTTTGATTGAATAGTTGATAATAAGAAGACTAACTTGCATAATATTTGACCCTTCTCTGAAGAACTAGAAATAAACCATTCTTTTCTGAGAAGAGGAGATTCAAACTGCACAAAAAATCCATCGCTTTGTCCATGCTTCCATTTCCTTGGTCCCTGTCCTTTCCACACCTGTAtacaacaattaaaaaaaaaaaaaaaaaaaaaaaaacatgtgttAAATTAAATGTAAGAAACATTGTTTTACCTAATGTTGAAATAGAAAGAAAAATATCTATTTCTATTAATTGGATATGATGAAAGGTACCTGTGGGTATGAAATGATAGTTTTGGGTGCAATTAAACATGCTGCTTGAGAGAAAGAGTCAGTGGCATATTGCCTTAAAAAGGAATAACAATCAGCATGTGTATGAGGTGTCTCGAATGCCTGTTTAAAAAATCAACATCAGCATCAGAATAATAATACTATATTGTTTGTTTGATGACCCGTTTTGACATTTGACCCATTACCCAACCCATTTTACCACCTCTACCACATACAAAAAGCACATTATCATTAAGAGATAAGAATGATAATTAATTTGATTAAATGAATAAGAAAAGTACCTTGTCAATGTTGACAACAGGTGCATATTTTTCAGTGTCTGTTTTTTCTTTATCAAGAAGGAAATAAACTCTAGCATCAACATTAGACGTTTGATGCCATGACTTAACAGCATTCTCCATTGTTTCAACAACAAAAGAGAATATATCTTTCCAAGATTCCCCAACTACATACTTTTGTGcctgaaacaaataacattcTCATTTAAAAACAAGACAAACAACCATAATATTCACATTCAATACAATGCTTAAGATAAAATAAAGCAACATTTTTAGGGAAAGAACAATTGCTAACTAAAGAAAGATTAATATtgaaaacaagtgttttaatttcATGACCAATATATGTAAACAAAAAACGGGATTATTGAATATTATAAGAAATAAAATTACCAATTCAGACTTGAAACTATCCAAGTGCTTTGCCAAATCAACATTTGATCTCATATTGTCCACTTCTTCCGATCGTTTTTTATCTTTTGATAATTGTGTCAATCTCTTGATCTTTCTTGACACCTCTGTACTTTGTGGGTTGTGTTGTGAAGCTATCCTAAAGGCTTCCAATGCCTgcattacacacacacacacacacacacattaataCTAATCTATGggataaatgcaagaaatagcaacatagtttcattttaGTATTGCACTTATGGGAAAATTACTCAATTATAGCAgtgaaaattgctttgtatttgaaTGATATTGCTAAAAATGAGTAGATTTTTTAAGTGGAATGCTATAGAAGATATTATGAATATATATGACTGTTataacaaacaaaataaaaagatatATGTTGTTGTCTCTTGCATTTAACCCTTGATAACCTTGGCTTCATATTGTACATAACAATTATACAGAATATAGTGGAAAAGAATGTAAGCATACATCATCGTATCGTTCCATGGCCTCTAATACACATCCTTTCCTGAAATAACCCTGAACAAGAAACAAGGATACCTTACATCAGACAAACATTAGAGAGAAATTAATGTCTGCATACAATTTGTAGGTCATGTTAATACCTTTTCCCAGCTAGGATTCAAAGATATTGTTGTTTCAGCATCTGTGAGTGCTTTTTGAAGCTTAACAAGATTTAGAAATGCTGCAGCACGATTGCTGGAAAGAAGTTTTAAACAAATTAGCAGAAATGGCATGGAACCCCACATCAAGGGAACAAAAGACCATAAGCATGTTTATAAAAATGCAATGAGCATCATCAAATCCTTCCAGATGATAATTGATCAATAAGTTTAACATTTCTGCTTAACACATGTAGAATTTGGTTTCATGGAATAACAATTGGAGCTTATTTAGAACATATTTTAACGAATCGATGATAAATGCAAACAAATTGGTAGTTATACACTTTGAAGGAATGTTTTTACTGAAGGTATTGAAGTTGTCTAAAATAGCTAAACAACAATGTAAAATCAACTCGTCTATTTCATCTCCTAGTTGACCATTTCATGATACAAAGTCGAACACTAAATAACAAATCGAAGTCACTGTGTAATTTTTAAAACCTATCTATCAAGAAGAAAACAAGCAAAAACAATGAAAGGAACTATCGAGATTCAAGCTCACAGTATGTAGCAGAGATCAGAAGAGTAGACAGAACGGTTACCTGTAAAGCGTAGGGTTAGAAGGATCTTTCTTGATAGCTTGAGTGTATATGGCAGCTGCTTTTAGGTAGTTTCCGGCCTTGAAAAACTCATTTCCTTGATCTTTCAACGATACATCTGGTTTGGGTTCCGCCATTAGAGCTTTTTTACTTTGGTAAGGTTTAATGTTTAGGGTTCTGCGAGGGTGATGAGTTTGGCTCGTTTGAGAGGAGAGAGGCGCCTTTCAAGGGAGAAAGCTGCCTCAAATGATCGGGAGGAGGATTAGAACGTGGTCTAAAAATTTAATAATGTTAATCAGAAAATGAATTAAGCGAAAATTACAGATATAGTTAAATTTGATTTATCGAAAATAGCCAATAGCCTATTCTAAAAAGAAAAATTACAAATATAGTTAAAAAATTTCCTACTTTTTCTTCATATTTATTCCTATAAAACAATGACATGATAATCTAATTCTGGTTCTTAATCTTCTTTCTTgattttgattttcaaagttgtcTAAATAGAAAGTTTAAGGGGTATATTTAACGGTGATTTCATATATTTTTAATAGTCTATATATAAAATATAGATAAAAATAGAATGTctgttttttttatattgtttttctagttatatttttattataataatgtGAATTCTACTAAATATTTCGTTGTGATGGGATTGGGGGGAATATTTAACCGTGGAAGTTGCCTAAGTAAAAAGTTTAAGGGGTCATATTAAGCGTGATTTCATATATTTTTAATTGTCTATGTATAAAATATAGATAAAAATGGAATGTATGTTGTTCTTCTAGTTATATTTTTACTATAATAATATGAATTCTACTAAATATTTTGTTAGGAGGGGGGATATTTAACAGTAGAAAGTTTAAGGGGTCATATTTAATCGTGATttcatatatttttaataatctATATATAGAATATGGATAAAAATGGAATGTATGTTCTTTTTATATTGCTTTTCTAGTTATAATTTTACTATAATAGTATGAATTCTACTAAATATTTCTTTGGAGGAGGAATGACGCAAGCAATGACGTATAAAGCCATTTTGTGGTGGGAAGAATGATGCAAAcaatgtgtaacgacccaattttcatgaccaaaaatttcgttttaaaaacattactttagaaaatattaaaagctaaaacattgtctgatcaaatcataacacaagtgaaccatgtctaaaagccaattcatacattcaatcaaatatcagagtacaaatcccagtgaagctcgtaaatgcggaaaccggagagtgtgtgtgtgacatgctgctaccgcgccgactcctttcccctagctgaggaggtacctgaaaccaaaactaaag is a window of Lactuca sativa cultivar Salinas chromosome 1, Lsat_Salinas_v11, whole genome shotgun sequence DNA encoding:
- the LOC111891191 gene encoding uncharacterized protein LOC111891191, with the protein product MAEPKPDVSLKDQGNEFFKAGNYLKAAAIYTQAIKKDPSNPTLYSNRAAAFLNLVKLQKALTDAETTISLNPSWEKGYFRKGCVLEAMERYDDALEAFRIASQHNPQSTEVSRKIKRLTQLSKDKKRSEEVDNMRSNVDLAKHLDSFKSELAQKYVVGESWKDIFSFVVETMENAVKSWHQTSNVDARVYFLLDKEKTDTEKYAPVVNIDKAFETPHTHADCYSFLRQYATDSFSQAACLIAPKTIISYPQVWKGQGPRKWKHGQSDGFFVQFESPLLRKEWFISSSSEKGQILCKDPVALDISAHEVLPRIFRDT